One stretch of Methylococcus capsulatus DNA includes these proteins:
- the thiC gene encoding phosphomethylpyrimidine synthase ThiC, whose product MSAIPQEFLHEAVTAKKASVQPFAASEKVYIQGGRPDLRVPMRKISQSDTPTSTGREKNPPIYVYDTSGPYTDPSVSVDLRQGLPPLRENWIVERGDSELLDGPSSSYGRARQHEPALAALRFEHIRKPRRAKAGANVTQMHYARRGLITPEMEFVAIRENQRLEALADLYKFQHPGEAFGAAIPKVITPEFVRDEVARGRAIIPANINHPESEPMIIGRNFLVKINCNLGNSAVTSSIEEEVEKMLWAIRWGGDTVMDLSTGKHIHETREWIIRNSPVPIGTVPIYQALEKVDGKAEELTWEIFRDTLIEQAEQGVDYFTIHAGIRLPFIPLTAKRTTGIVSRGGSIMAKWCLAHHKESFLYTHFEDICEIMKAYDVAFSLGDGLRPGSIADANDEAQFAELRTLGELTQVAWKHDVQVMIEGPGHVPMHLIKANMDEQLKHCHEAPFYTLGPLTTDIAPGYDHITSAIGAAMIGWYGTAMLCYVTPKEHLGLPNKQDVRDGIIAYKIAAHAADLAKGHPGAQVRDNALSKARFEFRWQDQFNLSLDPEKALEFHDETLPQEGAKQAHFCSMCGPHFCSMKITQDVRDYAREHGLDEAQALAKGMEEKSDEFVRSGAEVYRRT is encoded by the coding sequence ATGAGCGCGATCCCCCAAGAATTCCTACACGAAGCAGTCACTGCCAAAAAAGCTTCCGTCCAGCCGTTCGCGGCCTCGGAAAAAGTTTACATCCAGGGTGGCCGCCCAGACCTGCGCGTCCCAATGCGCAAGATCAGCCAGTCGGACACGCCCACCAGCACGGGCCGGGAAAAGAACCCGCCAATCTACGTCTACGACACCTCCGGCCCCTATACCGACCCGAGCGTCTCGGTCGATCTGCGTCAGGGGCTGCCCCCGTTGCGTGAGAACTGGATCGTCGAGCGCGGCGATAGCGAGCTGCTCGACGGCCCGAGTTCGAGCTACGGTCGCGCCCGTCAGCACGAGCCGGCCCTCGCGGCCCTGCGCTTCGAGCATATCCGCAAGCCTCGCCGGGCCAAGGCAGGCGCCAACGTCACCCAGATGCACTACGCGAGGCGGGGCCTCATCACGCCGGAGATGGAATTCGTCGCCATCCGCGAGAACCAGCGGCTGGAGGCCTTAGCCGACCTCTACAAGTTCCAGCATCCCGGCGAAGCCTTCGGCGCGGCCATCCCCAAGGTCATCACCCCCGAATTCGTGCGTGACGAGGTGGCGCGCGGGCGGGCCATCATCCCGGCCAACATCAACCACCCCGAGTCCGAGCCCATGATCATCGGGCGCAACTTCCTGGTGAAGATCAACTGCAATCTGGGCAACTCCGCCGTCACCTCTTCGATAGAAGAGGAAGTCGAAAAGATGCTGTGGGCCATCCGCTGGGGCGGCGACACGGTGATGGATTTGTCCACCGGCAAGCACATCCACGAGACCCGCGAGTGGATCATCCGCAACTCACCCGTACCCATCGGCACGGTGCCCATCTACCAGGCCCTGGAGAAGGTGGACGGCAAGGCCGAGGAGCTGACCTGGGAAATCTTCCGCGACACGCTGATCGAGCAAGCCGAACAGGGCGTGGACTATTTCACCATCCATGCCGGCATCCGCCTGCCCTTCATCCCGCTGACGGCGAAGCGCACCACCGGCATCGTCTCGCGCGGCGGTTCCATCATGGCCAAATGGTGTTTGGCCCATCACAAGGAGAGCTTCCTCTACACCCACTTCGAGGACATCTGCGAGATCATGAAGGCCTACGACGTGGCTTTCTCCCTGGGCGACGGCCTCAGGCCCGGTTCCATCGCCGATGCCAACGACGAGGCCCAGTTCGCGGAACTGCGTACCCTCGGCGAGCTGACCCAGGTCGCCTGGAAACACGACGTGCAAGTCATGATCGAAGGGCCGGGCCACGTGCCCATGCACCTGATCAAGGCCAACATGGACGAGCAGTTGAAACACTGCCACGAGGCGCCTTTCTACACCCTGGGGCCTTTGACCACCGACATCGCGCCCGGCTACGACCACATCACCTCGGCCATCGGCGCGGCCATGATCGGCTGGTACGGCACGGCCATGCTGTGCTACGTCACGCCCAAGGAACACCTGGGTCTACCCAACAAGCAAGACGTGCGCGACGGCATCATCGCCTACAAGATCGCCGCCCATGCCGCCGATCTGGCCAAAGGCCATCCCGGCGCCCAGGTGCGTGACAATGCCCTGTCCAAGGCCCGCTTCGAATTCCGCTGGCAGGATCAGTTCAACCTGTCGCTCGATCCCGAGAAGGCCCTGGAATTCCACGACGAGACCCTGCCCCAGGAAGGCGCCAAGCAGGCCCATTTCTGTTCCATGTGCGGCCCGCACTTCTGCTCCATGAAGATCACCCAGGATGTGCGCGACTATGCCCGCGAACACGGTCTGGACGAGGCGCAAGCCCTGGCTAAAGGCATGGAAGAAAAATCGGACGAGTTCGTAAGGTCCGGGGCCGAGGTCTACCGGCGCACTTGA
- a CDS encoding cytochrome P450: MRPLPSNTPPVKPGGLPLLGHILEFGKNPHAFMMALRRDFGDVAEFRMFHQRMVLLTGSKASEAFYRAPDDVLDQGPAYKIMTPIFGRGVVFDACIERKNQQLQMLMPALRDKPMRTYSEIIVAEVEAMIRDWKDAGTIDLLELTKELTIYTSSHCLLGAEFRHELNTEFAGIYRDLEMGIQPIAYVFPNLPLPVFKRRDQARVRLQELVTQIMERRARSQEHSTNVFQMLIDASYDDGSKLTPHEITGMLIATIFAGHHTSSGTTAWVLIELLRRPEYLRRVLEEIDALFETHGQVTFESLRQMPQLENVIKEVLRLHPPLILLMRKVMKDFEVQGMRIEAGKFVCAAPSVTHRIPELFPNPELFDPDRYTPERAEDKDLYGWQAFGGGRHKCSGNAFAMFQIKAIVCVLLRNYEFELAAAPETYQDDYKKMVVEPASPCQIRYRRRDAPGAVDAKAGASEANAHVIRGAFRVTVDWDLCKGHGNCMAEAPEIFQVDEDGRLTLLNETPAPILAGNAQAAEKFCPARAIKILPLDA, translated from the coding sequence ATGCGCCCTCTCCCGTCGAACACACCGCCGGTCAAACCAGGCGGCCTGCCTTTGCTGGGCCATATCCTGGAATTCGGCAAGAACCCGCATGCGTTCATGATGGCCCTGCGGCGCGACTTCGGCGACGTCGCCGAGTTCCGGATGTTCCATCAGCGCATGGTATTGCTCACCGGCAGCAAGGCCAGCGAGGCGTTCTACCGGGCGCCGGACGACGTACTCGACCAGGGGCCGGCCTACAAGATCATGACCCCGATCTTTGGCCGCGGCGTGGTGTTCGACGCCTGCATCGAGCGCAAGAACCAGCAATTGCAGATGCTGATGCCGGCCCTGCGCGATAAGCCGATGCGCACCTACTCCGAGATCATCGTCGCCGAAGTCGAGGCCATGATCCGGGACTGGAAGGATGCCGGCACCATCGACCTGCTGGAGCTCACCAAGGAACTCACGATCTACACCTCCAGCCACTGCCTGCTGGGCGCGGAGTTCCGCCACGAACTGAACACCGAATTCGCCGGTATCTACCGTGATCTGGAAATGGGCATCCAGCCGATCGCCTATGTCTTCCCCAACTTGCCACTGCCGGTTTTCAAACGTCGCGACCAGGCGCGGGTAAGGCTGCAGGAACTGGTGACCCAGATCATGGAGCGGCGCGCCCGATCGCAGGAGCACAGCACCAACGTGTTCCAGATGCTGATCGACGCCAGCTACGACGACGGCAGCAAACTGACACCCCACGAAATCACTGGGATGCTGATCGCCACCATCTTCGCCGGCCACCATACCAGTTCGGGCACCACCGCCTGGGTGCTGATCGAGCTGCTACGGCGCCCGGAATACCTGCGCCGGGTGCTGGAGGAGATCGACGCCCTGTTCGAAACCCATGGCCAAGTCACTTTTGAATCCCTTCGGCAGATGCCGCAACTGGAAAACGTCATCAAGGAAGTGCTGCGGCTGCATCCGCCGCTGATCCTGCTGATGCGCAAAGTGATGAAGGATTTCGAGGTCCAGGGGATGCGCATCGAGGCGGGCAAGTTCGTTTGCGCCGCACCTTCGGTCACGCACCGGATTCCCGAGCTGTTCCCCAACCCCGAACTGTTCGATCCCGACCGCTACACCCCGGAACGGGCCGAGGACAAGGACCTGTACGGCTGGCAGGCCTTCGGCGGCGGCCGCCACAAATGCTCGGGCAATGCCTTCGCGATGTTCCAGATCAAGGCCATCGTCTGCGTTCTACTGCGGAACTACGAGTTTGAGCTGGCCGCAGCCCCCGAAACCTATCAGGACGACTACAAGAAAATGGTGGTCGAACCGGCCTCACCCTGCCAGATCCGCTACCGTAGGCGCGACGCGCCGGGCGCCGTGGATGCGAAGGCGGGCGCCAGCGAGGCTAATGCCCACGTCATCCGCGGCGCTTTCCGGGTGACCGTCGACTGGGATCTATGCAAGGGTCATGGCAACTGCATGGCCGAAGCACCGGAGATTTTCCAGGTCGACGAAGACGGCCGCCTGACGCTGCTCAATGAGACGCCCGCTCCTATCCTGGCCGGGAACGCCCAGGCTGCGGAAAAATTTTGCCCAGCACGGGCGATCAAGATCCTGCCGCTGGACGCTTAA
- a CDS encoding sulfotransferase family 2 domain-containing protein: MLLSLRYNFLFVHIAKTGGTSVRDSLWRYKWTDPARIPQFLCSKLSALTGHEIGAKFPRHAKAIAAMEMLPRELYQKLFKFAFVRNPWDLQVSSYHHIRRERPDLLVGRDDFEAFLRWKLDPERAPQYHADMSIELQTDYLIDLHGNLIVDFVGRYERLAEDFEEACRRIGIACPKLLHSRKATDRGKDYRRYYNDATAELIEAHYRPDIERFGYRFDEPLP, encoded by the coding sequence ATGCTGCTCTCGCTCCGCTACAACTTCCTGTTCGTCCATATCGCCAAGACCGGCGGAACCAGCGTGCGCGACTCGCTGTGGCGCTACAAATGGACCGATCCGGCCCGAATTCCGCAGTTCCTGTGCAGCAAGCTCAGTGCGCTCACCGGCCACGAGATCGGCGCCAAGTTCCCGCGCCACGCCAAGGCCATCGCCGCCATGGAGATGCTGCCGCGCGAGTTGTATCAGAAGCTGTTCAAGTTCGCCTTCGTGCGCAATCCATGGGATCTGCAGGTCAGCTCATACCATCACATCCGGCGCGAACGGCCCGATCTGCTGGTAGGCCGCGACGACTTCGAGGCATTCCTGCGCTGGAAACTCGACCCCGAGCGCGCGCCGCAATACCACGCCGACATGTCGATCGAACTGCAGACGGACTACCTGATCGACCTGCACGGCAATCTCATCGTCGATTTCGTCGGCCGCTACGAACGCCTCGCCGAGGATTTCGAGGAAGCCTGCCGCCGCATCGGCATCGCCTGCCCCAAACTGCTGCACAGCCGCAAGGCCACCGACCGCGGCAAGGACTACCGGCGCTATTACAACGACGCCACTGCCGAACTGATCGAAGCGCACTACCGCCCCGACATCGAGCGCTTCGGCTACCGCTTTGACGAGCCATTGCCGTGA